In Triticum urartu cultivar G1812 chromosome 6, Tu2.1, whole genome shotgun sequence, the following proteins share a genomic window:
- the LOC125512315 gene encoding 2-oxoisovalerate dehydrogenase subunit beta 1, mitochondrial-like, which yields MATRALREVVVRRRVGAAGIGGGRRFSDSAAAAAAAPVGAADRGDGGGGKAVNLFTAVNQALHIALDTDPRSYVFGEDVGFGGVFRCTTGLAERFGKQRVFNTPLCEQGIAGFAIGLAAMGNRAIAEIQFADYIFPAFDQIVNEAAKFRYRSGNEFNCGGLTIRSPYGAVGHGGHYHSQSPEAFFCHVPGLKVVIPRSPREAKGLLLASIRDPNPVIFFEPKWLYRLSVEEVPEGDYMLPLSQAEVIRKGSDITLIGWGAQLAVLEQACEDASKDGISCELIDLRTLIPWDKETVEASVSKTGKLLISHEAPITGGFGAEIAASIAERCFQRLEAPVARVCGLDTPFPLVYEPFYMPTKNKILDAIKATVNY from the exons ATGGCCACGAGGGCTTTGAGGGAGGTGGTGGTGAGGAGGAGGGTCGGAGCGGCGGGGATTGGAGGGGGCAGGCGCTTCTCCgacagcgccgccgccgctgctgctgctccggtgGGGGCGGCGGATAGGGGAGACGGGGGAGGGGGGAAGGCGGTGAACCTCTTCACCGCCGTCAACCAGGCGCTCCACATCGCGCTCGACACCGATCCGCG CTCTTATGTCTTTGGAGAGGATGTGGGTTTCGGCGGTGTCTTCCGCTGTACAACAGGGCTAGCCGAACGATTTGGGAAACAAAGAGTATTCAATACACCATTGTGTGAACAG GGTATTGCCGGATTCGCTATTGGCTTAGCAGCAATG GGGAACAGAGCTATTGCCGAAATCCAGTTTGCAGATTATATCTTTCCAGCATTTGATCAG ATCGTCAATGAAGCAGCTAAATTCAGGTACCGAAGTGGAAATGAATTTAACTGTGGAG GTTTAACAATTCGATCTCCATATGGTGCTGTTGGGCATGGTGGTCACTACCATTCACAGTCACCAGAGGCTTTCTTCTGCCATGTTCCTGGCCTGAAG GTTGTCATACCTCGGAGTCCACGTGAGGCCAAGGGACTGTTACTGGCCAGCATTCGTGACCCAAACCCAGTCATCTTTTTCGAGCCAAAG TGGTTGTACCGTTTGTCTGTTGAAGAAGTTCCTGAGGGGGACTATATGCTGCCTTTATCCCAGGCAGAA GTGATCCGCAAAGGAAGTGATATAACACTTATTGGTTGGGGAGCTCAACTTGCGGTGCTGGAACAAGCATGTGAAGATGCTTCAAAG GACGGAATTTCTTGCGAGCTCATAGATCTAAGAACACTAATTCCATGGGACAAGGAAACAGTCGAGGCCTCTGTCAGCAAGACTGGAAAGCTTCTT ATTAGTCATGAGGCCCCGATCACCGGAGGGTTTGGTGCGGAAATCGCCGCATCCATTGCTGAGCGCTGCTTCCAGAGG TTAGAAGCGCCTGTCGCGAGGGTCTGCGGCCTCGACACCCCTTTCCCTCTTGTTTATGAACCATTCTACATGCCCACAAAGAACAAG